Proteins encoded in a region of the Diabrotica virgifera virgifera chromosome 4, PGI_DIABVI_V3a genome:
- the LOC114329931 gene encoding O-glucosyltransferase rumi homolog — MKHFADSIYTTLILISILTAWALGNNTCWNKNEGDCGVNKIDKYSKDANLYHKYLELFNDAKRNYIPCEESKCSCYASVIGEDLKPFSNGITQQMMEQVKSKGTKYQIINNQLYRDEYCMFPARCQGVEHFLLELLSKLPDVEFILNTRDWPQIHKKGGIVSPVFSFSKTSDYYDIMYPAWSFWEGGPAISLYPRGIGRWDMHRNRLGKLGNSTKWSDKLSKAFFRGSRTSSERDPLILLSRENPDMVDASYTKNQAWKSDADTLHAPPAKEVSFEEHCQYKYLFNFRGVAASFRFKHMFLCKSLVFHVGDDWQEFFYASLKPWVHYIPIKANASKQEIQEALEFAINNDDIAKEIAENGYKFIWNNLKMSDVRCYWKKLIKRYAKHLTYKPSLDKKMIHIKEK; from the exons ATGAAACATTTTGCAGATAGTATTTATACAACCttaattttaatatcaattttaacgGCATGGGCGCTTGGGAATAATACGTGTTGGAATAAAAATGAGGGCGACTGTGGAGTTAATAAAATCGATAAATACTCTAAAG atGCAAATCTCTATCATAAGTACTTGGAATTGTTTAATGATGCCAAGAGGAACTATATACCATGTGAAGAAAGTAAATGCTCCTGCTATGCATCTGTAATAGGTGAAGATCTAAAACCTTTCAGTAATGGGATAACACAACAAATGATGGAACAAGTAAAGTCTAA GGGCACAAAATATCAGATCATCAACAATCAACTTTACCGTGACGAATACTGCATGTTTCCTGCTCGGTGCCAAGGTGTAGAACACTTTTTATTGGAATTATTATCCAAACTACCCGATGTTGAATTTATCCTTAACACCAGAGATTGGCCacaaatacacaagaaaggaggaATAGTGTCACCAGTATTTTCCTTTAGCAAGACATCAGATTATTATGATATAATGTACCCAGCATGGTCATTTTGGGAAGGGGGACCTGCTATAAGTTTATATCCCAGAGGAATAg GTAGGTGGGATATGCATAGGAACAGATTGGGGAAATTGGGAAATAGTACAAAATGGTCAGATAAGCTTTCTAAGGCATTCTTTAGAGGATCCAGAACTAGTTCTGAAAGGGATCCGCTTATTCTTTTATCCAGAGAGAATCCCGATATGGTTGATGCTTCATACACAAAGAATCAAGCATGGAAGTCAGACGCC GATACTCTACACGCTCCTCCAGCCAAGGAagtatcatttgaagaacatTGCCAGTACAAATACCTCTTTAATTTTCGAGGAGTAGCAGCAAGTTTTCGCTTCAAGCACATGTTCTTATGCAAATCTTTGGTGTTCCACGTGGGAGACGACTGGCAAGAATTCTTCTATGCCTCTCTAAAACCATGGGTTCATTATATTCCTATAAAAGCCAATGCTAGTAAACAGGAAATTCAAGAAGCGTTGGAATTCGCCATCAATAACGACGATATTGCAAAGGAGATCGCCGAAAATGGTTATAAGTTTATCtggaataatttaaaaatgtcGGATGTTCGTTGTTATTGGAAAAAGTTGATTAAGAGATATGCTAAACATTTAACTTACAAACCATCACTTGATAAAAAAATGATCCACATCAAGGAAAAATAA